The candidate division WOR-3 bacterium genome segment AAGAATGAGGGACCTCAATTATACGGCAAACTTTTGTTCAAAAAGAAACTTGAAGAGATGGGTGCGGAGTTAAGATAAAAAGGAGTGGAGATGGAAATACTTGATAGGATACCCGGGATATTAAACTATGCTGTGGTCAATGCTGAGGACGGTTCAATAAAAGAAGTCAAGGGTTCATCTACTTCACCTGTTGGAGATCTGACAGCCTTTTTCTCTTCGGGTGCCGAGGTGATTAAGAATACTTTAAATCTGGGTGAGATTGAATTCATCACCATCTGTTACGGAGCGAATCGACTTATTATCTTTCCTCACGAAAATCATTATCTCGGTATTGAGGTGGTGCGGGAGGAGAATCCAAGGGAGTTTATGGGAAGAGTAAAAGAGCAATTGATTCAGAAAAAAGAGGTGAAAGAAGAGATAAAAGAAACGGTCACGGAGAAAATTCCAGAGGGGGTTAAAAAAGAGGAGATAGAAGCAGCAAAGGTTACCGAAGAAAAACCACGGATGGAAATTGAAATACCCAGAAGTATTAAATCCAAA includes the following:
- a CDS encoding roadblock/LC7 domain-containing protein gives rise to the protein MEILDRIPGILNYAVVNAEDGSIKEVKGSSTSPVGDLTAFFSSGAEVIKNTLNLGEIEFITICYGANRLIIFPHENHYLGIEVVREENPREFMGRVKEQLIQKKEVKEEIKETVTEKIPEGVKKEEIEAAKVTEEKPRMEIEIPRSIKSKLLQLNMLVDEFGSGGKKDHWIEILNQGLGILAADILPLVGIIEDKLAFKQTPPPEKEEDIVQILRTLIDFLVKKAVEEMGSSQARVKVQSVIEKMKQL